The proteins below come from a single Zea mays cultivar B73 chromosome 8, Zm-B73-REFERENCE-NAM-5.0, whole genome shotgun sequence genomic window:
- the LOC100280639 gene encoding 60S ribosomal protein L17 — protein sequence MVKYSTEPTNPTKSTKAMGRDLRVHFKNTRETAFALRKLSLTKAKRYLEDVIAHKQAIPFRRYCGGVGRTAQAKSRHSNGQGRWPVKSARFILDLLKNAESNAEVKGLDVDTLYVSHIQVNQAQKQRRRTYRAHGRINPYMSSPCHIELILSEKEEPVKKEAESQIATRNA from the exons ATG GTGAAATATTCGACGGAGCCAACCAACCCCACCAAGT CAACCAAGGCCATGGGCCGTGACCTACGTGTTCACTTCAAG AACACCCGTGAGACAGCTTTTGCCCTTAGGAAGTTGTCACTCACCAAGGCCAAAAGGTACCTTGAGGATGTGATTGCCCACAAGCAGGCCATCCCGTTCCGCAGGTATTGTGGCGGTGTTGGACGTACCGCTCAGGCTAAGTCTCGTCACTCAAATGGGCAGGGACGCTGGCCTGTCAAATCTGCTAGATTCATTCTAGACCTTCTCAAGAATGCTGAGAGCAATGCTGAG GTAAAAGGTCTTGATGTCGATACCCTCTATGTGTCACACATTCAAGTGAACCAGGCTCAGAAGCAGCGGCGCAGGACCTACCGCGCTCATGGGCGCATCAACC CTTACATGTCCTCCCCGTGCCACATCGAACTCATCTTGTCAGAGAAGGAAGAGCCCGTGAAGAAAGAG GCTGAGTCTCAGATCGCAaccaggaatgcttag
- the LOC100275244 gene encoding uncharacterized protein LOC100275244 precursor codes for MANSSHKTGVFVLLLLTASSSMLQATRVAAPPTDRRHAQAAHHQAHVKETLPSPAASQESTTRDMAPPSSDAETTTAVAKRWGTTTTTSTQVPDGSVPSPGIGHQQILLQQ; via the coding sequence ATGGCTAATTCCTCACACAAAACAGGTGTGTTCGTGCTTCTCTTGTTGACAGCGTCATCGTCCATGCTACAGGCTACTAGGGTGGCGGCGCCGCCTACTGACCGCCGGCATGCACAAGCTGCACATCATCAAGCGCACGTCAAAGAGACCTTACCGAGCCCCGCAGCTTCCCAAGAATCGACGACAAGAGATATGGCACCGCCTTCCAGCGATGCTGAGACGACTACCGCCGTCGCCAAGCGTTgggggacgacgacgacgacgtcgaCGCAGGTGCCGGACGGGTCGGTGCCGAGCCCAGGCATAGGCCATCAGCAAATACTACTGCAGCAATAA